The following DNA comes from Allobranchiibius huperziae.
AGCGCCGCGAGCATGGCCGTGTTCGCGGAGTTGGCGTGCACGGCGTCGTCGTACGCGGTGGGTGACAGTCCCGCCCGGATCGCCGCACCGAGCTGCGCGGCGCTGAGGGCAGCGGCCGGGGGAGTGGTGGAGGCGGTCGGCACTCTGATCCCGTCGGATGCCATCACCTCGGTGAGGCGGTTCGCCGCTGCGCCGTACGCCGCATCCAGTTTGGGCGCCCACAGGCCATCGGCGCGGGTCGCCGCGACCTGGAGCCCTCGCACCGAGGCGAGCGCACGCAGCAGAGCGGCCTGGTCGGGCGGCGGCGCCTGATGGGCGATCCCGGGAACCGCGGGTGACCCCTTCTGGAGCCGGATCCCGCAGCCCGTCAGGCTCGACGCGGCGCCCAGAGCGAGAGCCCCGAGCACGGTGCGCCGACCCGGGCGGACGGTCTGCGGACGGGTCACGCTGCCGATCGTAGGTGAGACCGCGGTCTCGACGTCTGAGACACATCAGGCATCATTTGACCTTGGATCAACCAAAAGGAAAGGTTATGAGCATGTCGACCGTCACGCGCAGCAACGGCCAGTGGGCCCTCGGAGAGCGCGAGCCCTTGAACCCGAACGAGGTGTTCAAGCAGGAGGACGACGGACTCAACGTACGTGCCCGCATCGAGGAGGTCTACTCCCGCGAGGGATTCGCCTCGATCGACCCCTCCGACCTGCGCGGCCGGATGCGCTGGTGGGGTCTCTACACCCAGCGCCGCCCGGGGATCGAGGGCGGTCGCACGGCCTCCATCGCCCCCGAGGAGCTGGACGACGAGTACTTCATGCTCCGGGTCCGCATCGACGGCGGCACCCTCACCGCCGAGCAGTTGCAGGTCATCGGCGAGGTGTCTACGCAATACGGCCGGGACACCGCCGACCTCACCGACCGGCAGAACATCCAGCTGCACTGGATCCGCATCGAGGACGTCCCGGCGATCTGGGAGCTGCTCGAGGGTGCCGGTCTGACCACGGCCGAGGCCTGCGGCGACACCCCGCGCGTCATCCTCGGCTCCCCGGTCGCGGGCGTCAGCGCCGACGAGGTCATCGACGCCACTCCCGCCATCGACGCGATCCGGGAGCGCTTCATCGGCGACCCGGAGCTGTCGAACCTGCCGCGCAAGTTCAAGACCGCCATCTCCTGGCTGCCCGACACCGCGCCCGAGATCAACGACGTGTCCTTCGTGGGCGTCGTGCACCCGGAGCTCGGCCCGGGCTTCGACCTGCTCGTCGGTGGCGGCCTGTCGACCAACCCCAAACTGGCCACCCGGCTCGGTGCCTTCGTCCGGTTGGAGGAGATCCCGGAGGTGTGGCACGGGGTCATCCGCATCTTCCGCGACTACGGCTACCGCCGGCTGCGGCACCGCGCCCGCCTGAAGTTCCTGGTCGCCGACTGGGGCGCCGAGAAGTTCCGCGAGCTGCTCGAGACCGAGTACCTGCAGCGTGCCCTGCCGGACGGCCCGGCGGCGCCGCTGCCCGAGCAGCCGCTGGACCACGTGGGTGTGCACGAACAGCGCGACGGACGCGCGTACGTCGGGTTCGCGCCGATCGCCGGACGGGTGTCCGGCACGGTGCTCACCGAGATCGCCGCCGCCGCGCAGGCGTCCGGCTCGGACCGGGTGCGGCTCACCACCCATCAGAAGCTCGTGGTGCTGGACGTCGATCCCGCGCGGACCGACGCGCTGATCGATCGCATGGCGACGTCCGGGTTGCACGCGAAGCCGTCGCCCTGGCGCCGTTCGGTGATGGCCTGCACGGGCATCGAGTTCTGCAAGCTGGCGATCGTCGAGACCAAGGCCCGCGCGCAGACACTGGTCGACGAGCTCGAGCAGCGCCTGGACGACCTGCACCTGGAGCAGCCGCTCGCGATCCACCTCAACGGCTGTCCCAACTCGTGCGCCCGCATCCAGGTCGCCGACATCGGGCTCAAGGGTCAGATCGTCACCGACGCGGCCGGCAAGCAGGTCGAGGGCTTCCAGGTGCACCTCGGCGGCGGCCTCGGGCTCGACGCCGGATTCGGCCGCAAGCTGCGGGCCCTCAAGGTCACGTCGGCGGAGCTGGGCGACTACATCGAGCGAATCGCCCGCCGCTTCGACGAACAGCGCACTCCCGGAGAACGATTCGCGCAATGGGCTGTGCGTGCCGACGAGGAGTCGCTGCGATGAGCGCCAACAACCGGGTCGTGCCGTTCCACTGCCCGTACTGCGCCGAAGAGGATCTGCGTCCGGAGGTCGAACCCCGCGGTGCGTGGAGCTGCGGCAGCTGCCTGCGGGTGTTCACCGTCCAGTTCCACGGGCTGCGCGGGCAGGCGGCGTCGTGAGCGTCGCCACGGATCTGCGTGGGGTGGCGGCGAATGCCGCACGCGAGTTGGAGGGTGCCTCGGCGTCCGACGTCATCGGCTGGGCCGGCACGACGTTCGGCGATCGGTTCGCCGTCGCCGCGTCGATGCAGGACACGGTGCTGCTGCACCTGGCGAGCAGCATCCTGCCCGGCGTCGACGCGCTCTTCCTCGACACCGGGTACCACTTCGCCGAGACCCTGCAGGTGCGCGACCGGGTCGCTCGCGACTACCCGGTCAACGTGGTGTCGCTGACGCCCGCGCAGACGGTGGCCGAACAGGATGACACGTACGGCGCACGCCTCTACGAGCGCGACCCCGACCTGTGCTGCGCGCTGCGCAAGACCCACCCGCTGGACGACGCCCTCGACGGCTACGACGCCTGGGCCACCGGACTGCGCAGGGTGGAGAGCGCGTCGCGGGCGAACACGCCCGTCGTCTCCTTCGACGAGCGCCGTGAGCGGATCAAGATCGCGCCGCTGGCCGCATGGAGCGACCAGGACATCGACGACTACGTGCGCGAACACGGCGTGATCATGAATCCGCTGCTGTTGCAGGGGTACCCATCGATCGGGTGCGAGACCTGCACGGCCCGCGTGGCGCCGGGTGCCGACCCGCGGTCCGGTCGCTGGTCGGGCACCGACAAGGTCGAGTGCGGTATCCACCTGTGAGCGGGCAGACGATCTGGCTGACCGGGCTGTCCGGCGCCGGCAAGACCACCGTGGCCCGCGCGTTCGCCGCGCAGCTCGCGGCCGACGGCGTGTCGGTCGAGATCCTCGACGGCGACGAGCTGCGGACCAACCTGTCCGCGGGGCTCGGCTTCAGCCGGGAGGACCGGGACACCCACGTGCGGCGGGTCGGATTCGTCGCGGAGCTGCTCGCTCGGCACGGCGTGACGGTCGTCGTCCCGGTGATAGCGCCCTACGCCGACGCACGCGCCGCAGTCCGCGCCCACCACCGCGACCGCGGGACGTCGTACCGCGAGGTCTACGTCTCCACCCCGCTGACCGTGTGCCAGGAGCGGGACGTCAAGGGCCTGTACGCGCGCTCCGCGGCGGGCGGACTGAGCGCGATGACCGGCGTCGACGACCCCTACGAGCCGCCCACCGATCCCGATCTGACCATCGACACCAGCCGCGTGCCGCTCGACGACGCCGTCGACGCGCTGCACGGTCTGGTCCGCGCCGAGAGCGAGGTCGCATGACCATCGAAGCCGCACCACCACTCGCCACCGACGTCGCCGCCCTGCGCGACCTGGAGTCGGAGGCCATCGAGATCATCCGCGAGGTGGTGGCCGAATTCGACCGTCCCGCAATGCTGTTCAGCGGCGGCAAGGACTCGGCGATCGTGCTGCACCTGGCACGCAAGGCCCTGTGGCCGGCTCCACTCCCGATCACGCTGCTGCACGTGGACACCGGGCACAACCTGCCGGAGGTCATCGAGTTCCGTGACCGGGTCGTGGCCGAGGCCGGCGTCAACCTCGTGGTCGCCCGGGTGGAAGAGTGGATCGCCGACGGTCGGCTGCAGGAGCGGCCCGATGGCACCCGTAATCCGCTGCAGACCGTTCCCCTGCTCGACACGATCGCCGAGCACCGCTTCGACGCGCTGCTCGGGGGAGCCCGCCGCGACGAGGACAGGGCGCGGGCCAAGGAGCGCATCTTCTCGATCCGCGACGCGTTCGGCGGCTGGGACCCTCGCCGCCAGCGCCCCGAGCTGTGGCACATCTACAACGGACGGCACGCCGCGGGCGAGCACACCCGGGTCTTCCCGATCTCGAACTGGACCGAGCTGGACGTCTGGCGCTACATCGAGGCGGAGGACGTCCCGCTGCCCAGCATCTACTTCGCGCACGAGCGCCCGGTCTTCGAGCGCGACGGGATGTTGCTGACGCCCGGACCGTGGGGCGGACCGCGCGCTGCGGAGACGCTCTCGACCCGCTCGGTGCGCTACCGCACCGTGGGCGACGGATCCTGCACCGGTGCCGTCGAGAGCGAGGCCTCCACGGTCGCCCAGGTGATCGAGGAGGTCACCGTCAGCAGGCTCACCGAACGCGGTGCCACCCGTGCCGACGACCGACTGTCCGAGGCCGCCATGGAAGACCGCAAGCGCGAGGGATATTTCTGATGAGCACCACCACGCTGTCCACCGTGTCCCAGCACGCACCGCTGCGCCTGGTCGTGGCCGGTTCGGTCGACGACGGCAAGAGCACCCTCGTGGGTCGGTTGCTGCACGACAGCAAGTCGATCCTCGCCGACCAGTACGACGCCGTCGAGAGCGCCAGCCGCAGCCGCGGCGCCACCGAGTTCGACCTGGCGCTGCTGACCGACGGCCTGCGCGCGGAGCGCGAGCAGGGCATCACCATC
Coding sequences within:
- the cysC gene encoding adenylyl-sulfate kinase; this translates as MSGQTIWLTGLSGAGKTTVARAFAAQLAADGVSVEILDGDELRTNLSAGLGFSREDRDTHVRRVGFVAELLARHGVTVVVPVIAPYADARAAVRAHHRDRGTSYREVYVSTPLTVCQERDVKGLYARSAAGGLSAMTGVDDPYEPPTDPDLTIDTSRVPLDDAVDALHGLVRAESEVA
- a CDS encoding Insertion element protein — protein: MSANNRVVPFHCPYCAEEDLRPEVEPRGAWSCGSCLRVFTVQFHGLRGQAAS
- the cysD gene encoding sulfate adenylyltransferase subunit CysD translates to MTIEAAPPLATDVAALRDLESEAIEIIREVVAEFDRPAMLFSGGKDSAIVLHLARKALWPAPLPITLLHVDTGHNLPEVIEFRDRVVAEAGVNLVVARVEEWIADGRLQERPDGTRNPLQTVPLLDTIAEHRFDALLGGARRDEDRARAKERIFSIRDAFGGWDPRRQRPELWHIYNGRHAAGEHTRVFPISNWTELDVWRYIEAEDVPLPSIYFAHERPVFERDGMLLTPGPWGGPRAAETLSTRSVRYRTVGDGSCTGAVESEASTVAQVIEEVTVSRLTERGATRADDRLSEAAMEDRKREGYF
- a CDS encoding phosphoadenylyl-sulfate reductase, whose amino-acid sequence is MSVATDLRGVAANAARELEGASASDVIGWAGTTFGDRFAVAASMQDTVLLHLASSILPGVDALFLDTGYHFAETLQVRDRVARDYPVNVVSLTPAQTVAEQDDTYGARLYERDPDLCCALRKTHPLDDALDGYDAWATGLRRVESASRANTPVVSFDERRERIKIAPLAAWSDQDIDDYVREHGVIMNPLLLQGYPSIGCETCTARVAPGADPRSGRWSGTDKVECGIHL
- a CDS encoding nitrite/sulfite reductase; protein product: MSTVTRSNGQWALGEREPLNPNEVFKQEDDGLNVRARIEEVYSREGFASIDPSDLRGRMRWWGLYTQRRPGIEGGRTASIAPEELDDEYFMLRVRIDGGTLTAEQLQVIGEVSTQYGRDTADLTDRQNIQLHWIRIEDVPAIWELLEGAGLTTAEACGDTPRVILGSPVAGVSADEVIDATPAIDAIRERFIGDPELSNLPRKFKTAISWLPDTAPEINDVSFVGVVHPELGPGFDLLVGGGLSTNPKLATRLGAFVRLEEIPEVWHGVIRIFRDYGYRRLRHRARLKFLVADWGAEKFRELLETEYLQRALPDGPAAPLPEQPLDHVGVHEQRDGRAYVGFAPIAGRVSGTVLTEIAAAAQASGSDRVRLTTHQKLVVLDVDPARTDALIDRMATSGLHAKPSPWRRSVMACTGIEFCKLAIVETKARAQTLVDELEQRLDDLHLEQPLAIHLNGCPNSCARIQVADIGLKGQIVTDAAGKQVEGFQVHLGGGLGLDAGFGRKLRALKVTSAELGDYIERIARRFDEQRTPGERFAQWAVRADEESLR